One part of the Streptomyces sp. AM 2-1-1 genome encodes these proteins:
- a CDS encoding ATP-binding domain-containing protein has protein sequence MSAPHTAESDTPTDPLGRERGHLAASRAALRAMREDVQALDIRDVTANWVNAAVLQAQIDDRIKALADLSHTPLFFGRLDFRHPVGAERAEGAEGERFYIGRRHVHDAGGDPMVIDWRAPVSQAFYRASRLDPQDVGLRRRFGYTGGELTAYEDEDLTAPADAAGAGTTSKLLQAEIERPRVGPMRDIVATIQPEQDEIVRGELGGTICVQGGPGTGKTAVGLHRVAYLLYAHRERLARTGTLVIGPNRSFLHYIEQVLPALGEMEVRQATVEDLVTAGVEVRGVDEASAALVKGDARMAEVLRRAVRSHVGTPAEEIVVVRGSRRWRVPAYEVAELVEELLARGMRYGAAHEALPQRIAHRVLVRMEEAGEAPDDRVQNAVARTPAVKAAVKAVWPAVDPAKLVLRLLSDPEFLAVHAEGLLTEDEQKAVVWAKPVRSVKSARWSAADAVLIDEARDLVERTHSLGHVVLDEAQDLSPMQYRAVGRRCSTGSATVLGDLAQGTTPWSTRSWADALGHLGKGDAVVEELTAGFRVPREVIAYASRLLPSIAPGLAPVESVRESPGSLAVRRVADAGALTAAAVAACEEALEQEGSIGLIAADARIPALAGALAAAGHTVLSPGEETSAASRLTLVPASLAKGLEYDYVVLDEPAAVVDGEPDERTGLRRLYVALTRAVSGLAVVHAAPLPEALAG, from the coding sequence GTGTCCGCGCCGCACACCGCAGAGAGTGACACCCCCACCGATCCACTGGGCCGCGAGCGAGGTCATCTCGCCGCGTCCCGGGCGGCCCTGCGCGCCATGCGCGAGGACGTCCAGGCCCTCGACATCCGCGACGTCACCGCGAACTGGGTGAACGCCGCCGTGCTCCAGGCGCAGATCGACGACCGCATCAAGGCGCTCGCCGACCTGTCGCACACCCCGCTCTTCTTCGGCCGGCTCGACTTCCGGCACCCGGTCGGCGCGGAACGCGCCGAGGGGGCGGAGGGGGAGCGGTTCTACATCGGCCGCCGTCACGTCCACGACGCCGGCGGCGACCCGATGGTCATCGACTGGCGTGCGCCGGTCTCACAGGCGTTCTACCGGGCGTCCCGGCTGGACCCCCAGGACGTGGGGCTGCGCCGCCGCTTCGGGTACACCGGGGGCGAGCTCACCGCGTACGAGGACGAGGACCTGACGGCCCCCGCCGACGCCGCCGGGGCCGGGACCACCAGCAAGCTGCTCCAGGCGGAGATCGAGCGGCCGCGCGTCGGTCCGATGCGGGACATCGTCGCGACCATCCAGCCGGAGCAGGACGAGATCGTCCGCGGTGAGCTGGGCGGCACGATCTGCGTCCAGGGAGGCCCCGGCACCGGCAAGACGGCGGTGGGCCTGCACCGTGTCGCGTACCTGCTCTACGCGCACCGGGAGCGGCTCGCCCGTACGGGCACGCTCGTCATCGGGCCGAACCGGTCGTTCCTCCACTACATCGAGCAGGTGCTCCCCGCCCTCGGCGAGATGGAGGTGCGTCAGGCGACCGTGGAGGACCTGGTCACCGCCGGCGTCGAGGTGCGCGGGGTGGACGAGGCGTCCGCCGCGCTGGTGAAGGGCGACGCCCGGATGGCGGAGGTGCTGCGCCGGGCGGTCCGCTCGCACGTGGGCACGCCCGCGGAGGAGATCGTCGTGGTGCGCGGTTCGCGTCGCTGGCGGGTCCCGGCGTACGAGGTGGCGGAGCTGGTCGAGGAACTGCTGGCGCGCGGGATGCGGTACGGCGCCGCCCACGAGGCGCTGCCGCAGCGGATCGCGCACCGGGTGCTCGTCCGGATGGAGGAGGCGGGGGAGGCGCCGGACGACCGGGTGCAGAACGCGGTGGCGCGCACCCCCGCGGTGAAGGCGGCGGTGAAGGCGGTGTGGCCGGCCGTCGATCCGGCGAAGCTGGTGCTGCGGCTCCTCTCCGACCCGGAGTTCCTGGCCGTCCACGCGGAAGGACTGCTCACCGAGGACGAGCAGAAGGCGGTGGTGTGGGCGAAGCCGGTCCGCAGCGTGAAGTCGGCGAGGTGGTCGGCGGCCGACGCGGTGCTGATCGACGAGGCCCGGGACCTGGTGGAGCGTACGCATTCGCTGGGCCATGTGGTGCTCGACGAGGCGCAGGACCTCTCCCCGATGCAGTACCGGGCGGTGGGGCGGCGCTGTTCGACGGGTTCGGCGACGGTGCTCGGCGACCTCGCGCAGGGCACGACGCCCTGGTCGACGCGGAGCTGGGCGGACGCGCTCGGCCACCTCGGCAAGGGGGACGCGGTGGTGGAGGAGCTGACCGCCGGGTTCCGCGTGCCGCGCGAGGTGATCGCGTACGCCTCCCGGCTGCTGCCCTCCATCGCTCCGGGGCTGGCACCGGTCGAGTCGGTGCGCGAGTCGCCCGGTTCGCTCGCGGTCCGCCGGGTGGCGGACGCCGGGGCGCTGACGGCGGCGGCCGTCGCGGCGTGCGAGGAGGCGCTGGAGCAGGAGGGGTCGATCGGGCTGATCGCCGCCGACGCCCGCATCCCCGCGCTGGCCGGGGCGCTGGCGGCGGCCGGGCACACGGTGCTGTCGCCGGGTGAGGAGACGAGCGCCGCGTCACGGCTGACGCTGGTCCCCGCCTCGCTCGCGAAGGGCCTGGAGTACGACTACGTGGTGCTGGACGAGCCGGCGGCCGTGGTCGACGGCGAACCCGACGAGCGCACCGGGCTGCGCCGGCTGTACGTGGCGCTGACCCGTGCGGTCTCGGGCCTGGCGGTCGTGCACGCGGCCCCGCTGCCCGAGGCCCTGGCGGGCTGA
- a CDS encoding 5-oxoprolinase subunit PxpA, which translates to MDLNADLGEGFGRWTLTDDEALLSCVTSANVACGFHAGDPAVMRRVCEGAAARGVRIGAQVSYRDLAGFGRRSMDVPAAELTAEIAYQIGALRVFAEAAGSRVSYVKPHGALYNRAVHDDAQAHAVIEGVLLAGGDLPVLGLPGSRLLARAREAGLPAVHEAFADRAYTPRGTLVPRGDTGAVVEDPDEVVRRGVGMAVERTVVSADGTRIPVDARSLCLHGDTPGAAALARRVRTALEEAGVDVRAFT; encoded by the coding sequence ATGGACCTCAACGCCGATCTCGGCGAAGGCTTCGGCCGCTGGACCCTGACCGACGACGAGGCGCTGCTCTCCTGCGTGACCAGCGCCAACGTCGCCTGCGGCTTCCACGCCGGCGACCCGGCGGTGATGCGCCGCGTCTGCGAGGGCGCGGCGGCCCGGGGCGTACGGATCGGCGCGCAGGTCTCCTACCGGGACCTGGCGGGCTTCGGACGGCGCTCGATGGACGTGCCGGCGGCCGAGCTGACCGCCGAGATCGCGTACCAGATCGGCGCGTTGCGGGTGTTCGCGGAGGCGGCCGGCTCCCGCGTCTCGTACGTCAAACCGCACGGCGCGCTCTACAACCGCGCGGTCCACGACGACGCGCAGGCGCACGCGGTGATCGAGGGGGTGCTGCTCGCCGGCGGTGACCTCCCGGTCCTCGGACTGCCCGGCTCCCGGCTGCTCGCCCGCGCTCGCGAGGCCGGACTGCCCGCCGTGCACGAGGCGTTCGCGGACCGCGCGTACACCCCGCGGGGCACGCTGGTGCCGCGCGGCGACACGGGCGCGGTGGTGGAGGACCCGGACGAGGTCGTCCGCCGGGGGGTCGGCATGGCGGTGGAGCGGACGGTCGTCAGCGCCGACGGCACCCGCATCCCGGTCGACGCCCGCTCCCTGTGCCTGCACGGCGACACCCCCGGCGCCGCTGCGCTCGCCCGCCGGGTGCGGACCGCACTGGAGGAAGCGGGCGTCGACGTCCGGGCCTTCACGTGA
- a CDS encoding MDR family MFS transporter — MTQTSPEAAAAEATPEPSRFTHREIMVTMSGLVIAMLLAMLDNMIVAPALPTIVGDLGGLKHLAWVTTGYILASTVATPIWGKLGDLLGRRVTFIASIVIFLVGSALCGLSQNMGELIGFRAIQGLGAGGLMVGVMAVLAEIVPPRDRSRYQGVMMAVMPVAMIGGPLAGGFITDNLNWRWAFYVNLPLGVVALVVCWFVLAKLPRKTAARVRIDWTGTALLSVWITTLVLITSWGGSEYDWDSGVILGLIAVTVTAFVAFVLVERRVDEPIMPLSVFADRNFSLAGALSFIVGFAMFGGITLLPQFQQYVQGSSATNSGLLLMPMMLSAMVLSLAGGAYISKTGKYRVLPIVGSAFMAVGLALFATMGPDTTRFTTGLYMAVLGLGMGGLMQTTMLIAQNSAPLRDMGAATGAATFLRNMGGSLGVSLLGTLYASTLTDSFTTSGAAAGGASGAGSSIAGMTPDALRSLPAAVRHAFAEAVSDGIDTAFAWAAGAAALGIVIALFVRQVPLRGFTADEAGKTDVTPGGAGTAAAPVALRTAE, encoded by the coding sequence GTGACGCAGACCTCCCCCGAAGCGGCCGCCGCGGAGGCGACCCCGGAGCCCTCGCGCTTCACCCACCGCGAGATCATGGTGACGATGAGCGGTCTCGTCATCGCGATGCTCCTCGCGATGCTGGACAACATGATCGTGGCGCCCGCGCTGCCCACGATCGTCGGTGACCTCGGGGGGCTCAAGCACCTCGCCTGGGTGACCACCGGCTACATCCTCGCCTCCACCGTCGCCACCCCGATCTGGGGCAAGCTCGGCGACCTGCTCGGTCGGCGCGTCACCTTCATCGCCTCGATCGTGATCTTCCTCGTCGGCTCCGCGCTCTGCGGGCTCTCGCAGAACATGGGCGAACTGATCGGCTTCCGCGCGATCCAGGGCCTCGGCGCCGGTGGCCTGATGGTCGGCGTGATGGCCGTGCTCGCCGAGATCGTGCCGCCCCGCGACCGCAGCAGGTACCAGGGCGTGATGATGGCGGTCATGCCCGTCGCCATGATCGGCGGCCCGCTCGCCGGTGGCTTCATCACCGACAACCTCAACTGGCGCTGGGCCTTCTACGTCAACCTGCCGCTGGGCGTCGTCGCCCTGGTCGTCTGCTGGTTCGTCCTCGCCAAGCTCCCGCGCAAGACCGCCGCCAGGGTCCGCATCGACTGGACCGGGACCGCGCTGCTGAGCGTCTGGATCACCACCCTGGTCCTGATCACCAGCTGGGGCGGGAGCGAGTACGACTGGGACTCGGGCGTGATCCTCGGCCTGATCGCGGTCACCGTGACCGCCTTCGTCGCGTTCGTCCTCGTCGAGCGCCGCGTCGACGAGCCGATCATGCCGCTGTCGGTCTTCGCCGACCGCAACTTCAGCCTCGCCGGCGCGCTCAGCTTCATCGTCGGCTTCGCCATGTTCGGCGGGATCACCCTGCTGCCGCAGTTCCAGCAGTACGTCCAGGGATCCTCCGCCACCAACAGCGGCCTGCTCCTCATGCCCATGATGCTGTCCGCGATGGTGCTCTCCCTCGCCGGCGGTGCCTACATCAGCAAGACCGGGAAGTACCGCGTCCTGCCCATCGTGGGCAGCGCCTTCATGGCCGTCGGCCTCGCCCTCTTCGCCACCATGGGACCCGACACCACCCGCTTCACCACCGGGCTCTACATGGCGGTGCTCGGCCTCGGCATGGGCGGCCTGATGCAGACCACCATGCTCATCGCCCAGAACAGCGCCCCCCTGCGTGACATGGGGGCGGCCACCGGCGCGGCCACCTTCCTGCGCAACATGGGCGGTTCGCTCGGCGTGTCCCTGCTCGGCACCCTCTACGCGAGCACCCTCACCGACTCCTTCACCACCTCGGGCGCCGCGGCGGGCGGAGCGTCCGGAGCCGGATCCTCCATCGCCGGCATGACCCCCGACGCGCTGCGGTCGCTGCCCGCCGCCGTCCGGCACGCCTTCGCCGAGGCCGTCAGCGACGGCATCGACACCGCCTTCGCCTGGGCCGCGGGCGCCGCCGCCCTCGGCATCGTCATCGCCCTCTTCGTCCGCCAGGTCCCGCTGCGCGGCTTCACCGCCGACGAGGCCGGGAAGACGGACGTCACCCCCGGGGGTGCCGGTACGGCCGCCGCCCCCGTGGCGCTCCGGACCGCCGAGTGA
- a CDS encoding TetR/AcrR family transcriptional regulator, translating into MTAAGRRRGIDTRTEIRAVALELFTEQGYEATSLREIAERLGITKAALYYHFKSKDDIVRSLFTTYLDAVADLVEWAREQPPGPDLANRIVDRMVDVVIAEGMPAMRFATANHRVIRDLRPDKEGALERFGELSRIMGGPGASKKEQLRLRSALLSVNVALLASQGLEASDAEIAEVARDIAHRLVPSPGRTGAGVPGDAEAPGAPA; encoded by the coding sequence ATGACAGCCGCAGGACGCCGACGGGGCATCGACACGCGCACCGAGATCCGAGCGGTCGCCCTGGAGCTCTTCACCGAGCAGGGGTACGAGGCGACCTCGCTGCGGGAGATCGCCGAGCGGCTGGGAATCACCAAGGCCGCCCTCTACTACCACTTCAAGAGCAAGGACGACATCGTCCGCTCCCTCTTCACCACCTATCTGGACGCCGTCGCGGACCTGGTGGAGTGGGCCAGGGAGCAGCCTCCCGGTCCGGACCTGGCCAACCGGATCGTCGACCGGATGGTCGACGTCGTCATCGCCGAGGGCATGCCCGCCATGCGGTTCGCCACCGCCAACCACCGCGTGATCCGCGATCTGCGCCCCGACAAGGAGGGCGCCCTCGAGAGGTTCGGCGAGCTGAGCCGCATCATGGGCGGTCCCGGCGCCTCGAAGAAGGAGCAGCTCCGGCTGCGGTCCGCGCTGCTCAGCGTCAACGTCGCACTGCTCGCCTCCCAGGGGCTGGAGGCCTCCGACGCCGAGATCGCCGAGGTGGCCCGCGACATCGCCCACCGGCTCGTCCCGTCGCCGGGGCGGACGGGTGCGGGCGTCCCCGGGGACGCGGAGGCGCCCGGCGCGCCCGCCTGA
- a CDS encoding SAM-dependent methyltransferase, whose translation MYTGTADPWDLAGRWYEQRKYALTLAALPRRRYRRAFEPGCSVGVLTRLLADRCDAVLATDRVPAAVAEAAARTRDLPHVEVRALTVPEEWPEGTFDLVVLSELLYYFDGAAFTEILTRTVGSLEPGGTLVTVHWNHPVPEHRLTGTQVAPLLREVPGLVAGPEFHDPDFVLTLHHRPLADGSAPPSPARAEGLV comes from the coding sequence ATGTACACCGGCACGGCGGACCCCTGGGACCTCGCCGGGCGCTGGTACGAACAGCGCAAGTACGCGCTGACCCTGGCGGCACTGCCCCGCCGCCGCTACCGCAGGGCCTTCGAACCGGGCTGCTCGGTGGGCGTCCTGACCCGGCTGCTCGCCGACCGGTGCGACGCGGTGCTCGCCACCGACCGGGTGCCCGCCGCCGTCGCCGAGGCCGCCGCCCGCACCCGCGACCTGCCGCACGTGGAGGTACGCGCCCTCACGGTGCCCGAGGAGTGGCCCGAGGGCACCTTCGACCTGGTCGTCCTCTCCGAGCTGCTCTACTACTTCGACGGGGCCGCGTTCACCGAGATCCTGACGCGCACGGTCGGCTCGCTGGAACCGGGCGGCACCCTGGTGACCGTGCACTGGAACCACCCGGTGCCCGAACACCGGCTCACCGGCACCCAGGTGGCGCCCCTGCTGCGGGAGGTGCCGGGCCTGGTCGCCGGGCCGGAGTTCCACGACCCCGACTTCGTCCTCACTCTCCACCACCGCCCCCTGGCGGACGGTTCGGCGCCGCCCTCCCCGGCCCGCGCCGAGGGGCTGGTGTGA
- a CDS encoding glycosyltransferase — translation MKRRVTGLVVAIPAHDEAEDLPEALRAVRAADAHARRRLAGVPPLTLMVAADACSDSTAAVARREGAEVVVTGHRSAGAARAEAVARGLRKADTPAAHTWIATTDADSRVPADWLAHQLTCARDGWDCVLGTVRLAPPRSLEESVVRDLHRAHYFAERPAGTGRDWEHPHVHGANFGVAAAAYLRAGGFPAVPHGEDHALARALADGGARVLRTNACAVETSGRLTPRAPHGFGAFLHALRTGAALAGDAVGEPVRPGGG, via the coding sequence GTGAAGCGGCGCGTCACCGGGCTGGTGGTCGCCATCCCGGCGCACGACGAGGCGGAAGACCTGCCGGAGGCGCTGCGGGCCGTCCGGGCGGCCGACGCCCACGCCCGCCGGCGCCTGGCGGGCGTACCGCCGCTGACCCTGATGGTCGCCGCCGACGCCTGCTCCGACTCCACCGCGGCGGTGGCCCGCCGGGAGGGCGCCGAGGTGGTGGTGACCGGCCACCGCTCGGCCGGCGCGGCCCGGGCGGAGGCCGTCGCGCGCGGGTTGCGGAAGGCGGACACGCCCGCCGCGCACACCTGGATAGCCACCACCGACGCCGACAGCCGGGTCCCGGCCGACTGGCTCGCCCACCAGCTGACCTGCGCCCGCGACGGCTGGGACTGCGTGCTTGGTACCGTCCGCCTCGCCCCGCCCCGCTCACTGGAGGAGTCGGTCGTACGGGACCTGCACCGCGCGCACTACTTCGCCGAGCGCCCGGCCGGCACCGGACGCGACTGGGAGCACCCGCACGTGCACGGTGCCAACTTCGGAGTCGCGGCCGCCGCCTACCTGCGCGCCGGGGGCTTCCCCGCCGTGCCGCACGGCGAGGACCACGCGCTGGCCCGTGCGCTCGCCGACGGCGGAGCGCGTGTACTGCGGACGAACGCCTGTGCCGTGGAGACCTCCGGCCGGCTGACGCCCCGCGCCCCGCACGGCTTCGGCGCGTTCCTCCACGCGCTCCGGACCGGGGCGGCGCTCGCGGGCGACGCGGTGGGAGAGCCGGTGCGCCCCGGAGGCGGCTGA
- a CDS encoding copper homeostasis protein CutC — translation MSNRALLEVIALDAQDAVAAQAGGADRLELVADMAADGLTPSRETFTAVRAAVDLPLRVMLRQEDGFATGDIDRLLGRLHELREAGADQFVFGFLDPDGHADLVAVERLVAELDDCPWTFHRAIDRATDRGTLRKQLADLPGLDTYLTAGAATGVDDGVPTLVDEAARSREPGYEPRILVGGGLRLDHLPRLRAAGLDAFHIGGAARPHGWSGAVDPAAVRTWRETIDA, via the coding sequence ATGAGCAACCGCGCACTCCTGGAGGTGATCGCGCTCGACGCCCAGGACGCGGTCGCGGCCCAGGCCGGTGGAGCCGACCGGCTGGAACTGGTCGCCGACATGGCCGCCGACGGCCTCACGCCGTCCCGGGAGACCTTCACCGCCGTCCGCGCGGCCGTGGACCTCCCGCTGCGCGTGATGCTCCGGCAGGAGGACGGGTTCGCCACCGGGGACATCGACCGCCTCCTCGGGCGCCTGCACGAGCTGCGGGAGGCGGGGGCCGACCAGTTCGTCTTCGGCTTCCTCGACCCGGACGGCCACGCCGACCTGGTCGCCGTCGAACGCCTCGTCGCCGAGCTGGACGACTGCCCCTGGACCTTCCACCGTGCGATCGACCGGGCCACCGACCGGGGCACGCTGCGCAAGCAACTCGCCGACCTGCCCGGACTCGACACGTACCTGACGGCGGGCGCGGCGACCGGCGTCGACGACGGCGTCCCGACCCTCGTCGACGAGGCCGCCCGCTCGCGCGAACCGGGGTACGAACCCCGCATCCTGGTCGGCGGCGGCCTGCGCCTCGACCACCTGCCGCGCCTGCGGGCCGCCGGACTCGACGCCTTCCACATCGGCGGTGCGGCCCGCCCGCACGGCTGGTCCGGCGCGGTCGACCCGGCGGCGGTCCGCACCTGGCGCGAGACGATCGACGCGTAG
- a CDS encoding biotin-dependent carboxyltransferase family protein, with protein MSGLLRVVRAGALTTVQDAGRPGRAHLGVPRAGALDGLAHRLANRLVGNGPAAAVLETTATGCAVRPDRPVVAVVGGAVCRVTVDGRPAAWGTPVRVPAGAVLEAGPALSGLRSYLAFAGGLEPDAVLGSRSADLLSGLGPPPLRDGDTLPLGEPAAAGPALPAAVPWPAAPAAPGGLVLPFRPGPRHAWFTESALRTLTTAVYSVSPASNRIGLRTEGPALERAVHGELPSEGMVLGAVQVPPDGRPVVFLHDHPTTGGYPVVGVVPAHALAAAAQAVPGTPLRFVRT; from the coding sequence GTGAGCGGACTGCTGCGGGTGGTACGGGCCGGGGCGCTGACCACCGTCCAGGACGCCGGGCGCCCCGGCCGGGCGCACCTCGGCGTCCCCCGGGCCGGTGCGCTGGACGGACTGGCGCACCGCCTCGCCAACCGGCTGGTGGGCAACGGTCCGGCCGCCGCCGTCCTGGAGACCACCGCCACCGGCTGCGCGGTCCGCCCCGACCGGCCCGTGGTCGCGGTCGTCGGCGGCGCGGTCTGCCGGGTCACGGTCGACGGCCGCCCGGCGGCCTGGGGCACCCCCGTCCGGGTACCGGCGGGCGCGGTGCTGGAGGCGGGACCCGCGCTCAGCGGGCTCCGGAGCTACCTGGCGTTCGCGGGCGGCCTGGAGCCGGACGCGGTGCTGGGCAGCCGTTCGGCCGACCTGCTCTCCGGCCTCGGCCCGCCGCCGCTGCGCGACGGCGACACCCTCCCGCTCGGCGAACCGGCCGCCGCGGGCCCGGCGCTCCCGGCCGCCGTGCCCTGGCCCGCCGCACCGGCCGCGCCCGGCGGCCTGGTGCTGCCCTTCCGCCCGGGGCCCCGGCACGCCTGGTTCACCGAGAGCGCCCTGCGGACGCTGACCACTGCGGTGTACTCCGTCTCCCCGGCGAGCAACCGCATCGGGCTGCGCACCGAGGGCCCCGCGCTGGAACGGGCGGTGCACGGCGAACTCCCCAGCGAGGGGATGGTGCTCGGCGCGGTCCAGGTCCCGCCGGACGGGCGGCCGGTGGTCTTCCTGCACGACCACCCCACCACCGGCGGCTACCCGGTCGTCGGGGTGGTCCCGGCCCACGCCCTCGCGGCGGCCGCCCAGGCGGTCCCGGGGACGCCGCTCCGGTTCGTCCGCACGTGA
- a CDS encoding DNA repair helicase XPB has translation MTGPLIVQSDKTLLLEVDHELADACRRVIAPFAELERAPEHIHTYRVTPLGLWNARAAGHDAEQVVDALVEYSRYPVPHALLVDIAETMARYGRLTLSKHPVHGLVLTSTDRPVLEEVLRSKKIAPLVGARIDPDTVAVHPSERGQIKQTLLKLGWPAEDLAGYVDGEAHPIELAQDGWSLRPYQKQAVEGFWHGGSGVVVLPCGAGKTLVGAGAMAEAKATTLILVTNTVSARQWKHELIKRTSLTEEEIGEYSGTRKEIRPVTIATYQVLTTRRKGIYPHLELFDSRDWGLVIYDEVHLLPAPVFKFTADLQARRRLGLTATLVREDGRESDVFSLIGPKRFDAPWKEIEAQGYIAPADCVEVRVNLTDHERLAYATAEPEEKYRFCATTVTKRKVTEALVRKHAGEQTLVIGQYIDQLDELGEHLGAPVIKGETPNSTREKLFESFRQGEISVLVVSKVANFSIDLPEATVAIQVSGTFGSRQEEAQRLGRVLRPKADGHEARFYSVVARDTIDQDFAAHRQRFLAEQGYAYRIVDADELLTEHPEGTGSPGSTETTEN, from the coding sequence GTGACCGGACCCCTCATCGTCCAGAGCGACAAGACACTTCTGCTGGAAGTCGACCACGAGCTGGCGGACGCGTGCCGGAGGGTGATCGCGCCCTTCGCCGAGCTGGAGCGTGCGCCCGAGCACATCCACACCTACCGCGTGACGCCGCTCGGGCTGTGGAACGCCCGGGCCGCCGGGCACGACGCCGAGCAGGTCGTCGACGCGCTGGTGGAGTACTCCCGCTACCCCGTGCCGCACGCGCTCCTCGTCGACATCGCCGAGACGATGGCGCGGTACGGCCGTCTCACCCTGTCCAAGCACCCGGTGCACGGTCTCGTGCTGACCAGCACCGACCGGCCGGTCCTCGAAGAGGTCCTGCGGTCGAAGAAGATCGCGCCGCTGGTCGGGGCACGGATCGACCCGGACACCGTCGCCGTGCACCCCTCGGAGCGCGGCCAGATCAAGCAGACGCTGCTCAAGCTCGGGTGGCCCGCGGAGGACCTCGCGGGTTACGTGGACGGCGAGGCGCACCCGATCGAGCTGGCCCAGGACGGCTGGTCGCTGCGGCCGTACCAGAAGCAGGCCGTCGAGGGGTTCTGGCACGGCGGTTCCGGTGTCGTCGTCCTCCCCTGCGGCGCCGGGAAGACACTGGTCGGCGCCGGTGCGATGGCGGAGGCGAAGGCCACCACGCTGATCCTGGTGACCAACACGGTCTCGGCCCGGCAGTGGAAGCACGAGCTGATCAAGCGCACCTCGCTGACCGAGGAGGAGATCGGCGAGTACAGCGGTACCCGCAAGGAGATCCGCCCGGTCACCATCGCCACCTACCAGGTGCTCACCACCCGCCGTAAGGGCATCTACCCGCACCTGGAGCTCTTCGACTCCCGCGACTGGGGCCTGGTGATCTACGACGAGGTGCACCTGCTGCCCGCGCCCGTCTTCAAGTTCACCGCCGACCTCCAGGCGCGCCGCCGGCTCGGTCTCACCGCCACGCTGGTCCGCGAGGACGGGCGGGAATCGGACGTGTTCTCGCTCATCGGCCCGAAGCGGTTCGACGCCCCGTGGAAGGAGATCGAGGCGCAGGGGTACATCGCGCCCGCCGACTGCGTGGAGGTGCGGGTCAACCTCACCGACCACGAGCGGCTCGCGTACGCCACGGCCGAGCCCGAGGAGAAGTACCGCTTCTGCGCCACCACGGTGACCAAGCGGAAGGTCACCGAGGCGCTGGTGCGCAAGCACGCGGGCGAGCAGACGCTCGTCATCGGGCAGTACATCGACCAGCTCGACGAGCTGGGTGAGCACCTCGGCGCACCCGTCATCAAGGGCGAGACGCCGAACTCGACGCGCGAGAAGCTCTTCGAGTCGTTCCGGCAGGGCGAGATCAGCGTGCTGGTCGTCTCGAAGGTCGCGAACTTCTCCATCGACCTGCCGGAAGCCACCGTCGCCATCCAGGTGTCGGGCACGTTCGGCTCCCGCCAGGAGGAGGCACAGCGCCTCGGCCGGGTGCTGCGGCCGAAGGCGGACGGGCACGAGGCCCGCTTCTACTCGGTCGTCGCCCGCGACACCATCGACCAGGACTTCGCCGCCCACCGGCAGCGGTTCCTGGCCGAGCAGGGGTACGCGTACCGGATCGTCGACGCGGACGAGCTGCTCACCGAGCACCCCGAGGGCACGGGGAGTCCGGGGAGCACGGAGACCACCGAGAACTGA
- a CDS encoding allophanate hydrolase subunit 1 produces MSGVAPAADGAVRVLPAGRDALLVELDSGEAAEAFHAEVLRRRDRGELPPVREIVPGARTVLLDGIGDTDAPDTRPARPGRAVGPSRAGRLDRLDRFARELAGWTVRPLRVADGPAVRVPVVYDGPDLEEVAALWGVPPGEVAAVHSGTAFRVAFCGFAPGFGYLTGLPERLHVPRRATPRTRVPAGALALAGPYTGVYPRASPGGWRLIGRMPDPDRLWDPARDPAALLVPGARVRFVPVRAGDTEAAGERA; encoded by the coding sequence GTGAGCGGTGTCGCCCCCGCGGCGGACGGCGCCGTGCGGGTGCTGCCGGCCGGGCGGGACGCGCTCCTGGTCGAACTGGACTCCGGGGAGGCGGCCGAGGCGTTCCACGCCGAGGTGCTGCGCCGCCGCGACCGGGGCGAACTGCCGCCGGTGCGCGAGATCGTCCCCGGTGCGCGCACGGTCCTGCTCGACGGGATCGGGGACACCGACGCGCCGGACACCCGGCCGGCCCGTCCCGGCCGCGCCGTCGGCCCGTCCCGCGCCGGCCGTCTCGACCGTCTCGACCGCTTCGCGCGCGAGCTCGCCGGCTGGACCGTGCGGCCGCTGCGCGTGGCGGACGGCCCCGCCGTCCGGGTCCCGGTCGTCTACGACGGCCCGGACCTGGAGGAGGTCGCCGCGCTCTGGGGCGTCCCCCCCGGGGAAGTGGCCGCCGTGCACTCCGGCACGGCGTTCCGCGTCGCGTTCTGCGGGTTCGCCCCCGGCTTCGGCTACCTCACCGGGCTGCCCGAGCGCCTGCACGTACCCCGGCGGGCGACCCCGCGCACCCGGGTCCCCGCGGGGGCGCTCGCGCTGGCGGGCCCGTACACCGGGGTCTACCCCCGTGCCTCGCCCGGCGGCTGGCGGCTCATCGGCCGGATGCCGGACCCGGACCGGCTCTGGGACCCGGCGCGCGACCCGGCGGCGCTGCTGGTGCCGGGGGCCCGGGTGCGGTTCGTGCCGGTGCGGGCCGGAGACACGGAAGCTGCGGGGGAGCGGGCGTGA